DNA from Dama dama isolate Ldn47 chromosome 5, ASM3311817v1, whole genome shotgun sequence:
ctCTCCAAGTTCCTCACAACTCGCTTCCTTTCACCACCCTGGTCTCCTTGCCACTCCTCAAACTCTCCGGGCACACCCCTGCCTTAGGGCCTTTGCCCCTGTTCAcatctgcctggaatgtcctTCTCAGTATTCACTCACAGGCCCTGATCCATCCACTCACTTTTCCCAGCTCTACTGTCACTTCTTCGGAGAGGCTTTTCTCGACTACGTTTCCTAAAATAGTTTCCCATCCTTATACCCTTGCCTGCTGGTTTACCTCTGTAACAATTATTCCTACCTGCTAACATTTAATATATTGATTTGGTTCTTTTCCGTCTCCCTCCCACTAAGACATAGTTCCTTGAGAGGGAGTCCTTGCTCAGCATACCGCAGGTATTCCACCATCCTTGTTGAATGGATGAGACAGCTGAAgagagagaggttaagtcactgaCCTAAGGTCACACCAGCATTTCGGGGCAGAATAGTTTGTGGGCTGAGACCTCCTTACTCTCCACACACTTTTGCCCTCAGGATGCTGCTTCCCTGGCTTCTGTAGCTCTTGGCATAATGGTGTAGGCACACAGTGGCCTCTCAGAGATGTCTGCGTCCTTATCCCCAGGGCCTGTGGATGTGTTAATTTACATAGCAAAGGAAATTAAGGTTGCAGATGGAATGAGGTTTGTTAATCAGCTGACCTTAAGGTAAGAAGGATATCTTGCATTATCcatgtggaccccaaataatcacaagggtccttaaatATGGGGAAAGGAAGCTGAAGAGGCAAAGAGGATATGATGGCAAAAACAAGGTTGGGGAGGAGTTCTTTCCTGGCTGTAGTGTTGGTATCTTCCAGCTGCTGCTTGTACTGCGGCTGAGGGTATTGTCGCGAAAGGATGGTgtgcgaaaaatgtgaaaagaaacttGGTACTGTTATCACTCCAGATACATGGAAAGATGGTGCAAGGAATACCACAGAAAGTGGTGGAAGAAAGCTGAACGAAAATAAGGCTTTGACCTCAAAAAAAGCAAGATTTGATCCATATGGAAAGAATAAATTCTCCACTTGCAGAATTTGTAAAAGTTCTGTACACCAACCGGGTTCTCATTATTGCCAGGGCTGT
Protein-coding regions in this window:
- the LOC133055892 gene encoding cysteine-rich PDZ-binding protein, encoding MVCEKCEKKLGTVITPDTWKDGARNTTESGGRKLNENKALTSKKARFDPYGKNKFSTCRICKSSVHQPGSHYCQGCAYKKGICAMCGKKVLDTKNYKQTSV